AAGCGACGCGACCCGTATCCATCTGACCCTGGGGGCGAAGGGCGAAAGGACTCCCGCATGCGAATGAACGGCGCGCAGATCCTGCTCGAAAGCCTCGTGCGCGAGGGCGTTGAGCATATTTACGGCTACCCCGGCGGCGTGGTGCTGCCGCTGTACGACCGCCTCCCCGAGTTTCCCAAGCTGCACCACGTGCTGGTGCGGCACGAGCAAGGCGCGGCGCACGCCGCCGATGCTTACGCCCGCGCCTCGGGCAGGGTCGGCGTCTGCCTGGCCACCTCCGGTCCCGGCGCCACCAACCTCGTCACCGGCATCTGCACGGCCTGGATGGACTCGGTGCCGTTAGTCGCCCTCACCGGCAACGTGGCCCGCAACCTGCTCGGCCGCGACGGCTTTCAAGAGGCCGACATCACCGGCATCACGTTGCCGATCACCAAGCACAACTATTTGGTGATGAAGGCCTCGGACATCGCCTACACCGTGCGCGAGGCGTTCCATATCGCCGGCACGGGGCGGCAGGGGCCGGTGCTGGTCGATATTCCCAAGGATGTGTTCCAGGAAGAGGCCGAGTTCCACTGGCCGGAGACGATCTCGCTGCGCGGCTACAAGCCGACGATGCAGGGACACAGTGGCCAGCTCAAGCGGGCCGCCAAGCTGATCGATCAGGCGCAGCGGCCGATCATCATCGCCGGCCAGGGCGTGATCGCCTCCGGCGGCGCGGCGGAACTGAAAGCATTCGCGGAGAAGGCCGGCATCCCCGTTGTCACCACCTTCCTCGGCATCGGCGGCTTCCCGCAGGACCATGCGCTCAGCTACGGCTGGATGGGCATGCACGGCGCTTTCTACGCCAACCACGCGACCGACAAGGCCGACGTGGTGATCGGCATCGGCAACCGCTTCGACGACCGCGCCATGGGCCGCTTCGCCGACTTCAACCCCACGGCGCAGATCATCCACATCGACATCGACCCCGCCGAGATCGGCAAGAACTTCAAGACCGCGGTGCCGATCGTGGGCGATGTGAAGACGGTGCTCAGCGCATTGATCCAAGAGGTCGAGCCGAACACGCACGTCGACTGGCTGCGCTGGATCGACGAGATGCGGCTGGAGCATCCGAGCTTCATCGTGCCGCCGGGCAGCACCATGTCCGTGCAGTACGTGATCAGCCAGCTCAACGAGGCGACGAAGGGCGAGGCGGTGATCGTCACCGGCGTGGGCCAGCACCAGATGTGGACCGGCCAGTTCTACACCTTCCGCGAGCCGCGCACGCTGATCACTTCCGGCGGCCTGGGCACGATGGGCTTCGAGGTGCCGGCGGCGCTGGGCGCGGCGATGGCGCGGCCGGACAAGACCGTCTGGTCGATCTGCGGCGACGCCGGCTTCCAGATGACCTCGCAGGAGCTGGCCACGATCATGGACCAGCG
This region of Dehalococcoidia bacterium genomic DNA includes:
- the ilvB gene encoding biosynthetic-type acetolactate synthase large subunit, which produces MRMNGAQILLESLVREGVEHIYGYPGGVVLPLYDRLPEFPKLHHVLVRHEQGAAHAADAYARASGRVGVCLATSGPGATNLVTGICTAWMDSVPLVALTGNVARNLLGRDGFQEADITGITLPITKHNYLVMKASDIAYTVREAFHIAGTGRQGPVLVDIPKDVFQEEAEFHWPETISLRGYKPTMQGHSGQLKRAAKLIDQAQRPIIIAGQGVIASGGAAELKAFAEKAGIPVVTTFLGIGGFPQDHALSYGWMGMHGAFYANHATDKADVVIGIGNRFDDRAMGRFADFNPTAQIIHIDIDPAEIGKNFKTAVPIVGDVKTVLSALIQEVEPNTHVDWLRWIDEMRLEHPSFIVPPGSTMSVQYVISQLNEATKGEAVIVTGVGQHQMWTGQFYTFREPRTLITSGGLGTMGFEVPAALGAAMARPDKTVWSICGDAGFQMTSQELATIMDQRVPVKFAIMNNGFLGMVRQWQELFYDNNYVAVDTREALCQPDFVKLAEAYGMKAMRVTAKQDVRAAIDAAMAHPGPVLVDFHVEAEGNVWPMVPAGASLAETLDHPATAGKSSKGARS